A window of Camelus ferus isolate YT-003-E chromosome 1, BCGSAC_Cfer_1.0, whole genome shotgun sequence genomic DNA:
aaaacaaatctctgctgtatagcacagggaactatattcaatgtcttatagtaacccataatggaaaagaatatgaaagcaattatatgcatgtatatgtatgacaaacattatactgtataccagaaactgatgcactgtaactgactatatttcaattgaaagaaagaaaagaaagaaagaaagaaagaagaaagaaaggaaggaaggaaggaaggaaggaaggaaggaagaaaggaaggaaggaaggaaggaaggaaggaaggaagaaaggaagaaaggaagaaaggaagaaaggaagaaaggaagaaaggaagaaaggaagaaaggaagaaaggaagaaaggaagaaagaaagaaagaaagaaagaaagaaagaaagaaagaaattcaaagatgAGCAAGAGCCGAGCCAAGCCAAAGACAGCCAGCCTCGAGACTGGCACCAATActaatgtactttttcttttggGGCTGCTGAGCTGGTTGAATGGAAACATGGAGCTCCCAATTAGGACATTAACctgagaataaatttaatcaaaacgAAAGCAAGAGCCCCAgatgaataaaaacagatttctggAATCATGTGAGTACCTGGGTGTAACATTAGAAGCTTTAACATTATATGAGATTAAAAAATCCCCTTTTCACCTGCTTTAGCTTTTTGTCATTTCCAATTAAAAATCATAACTAATAAAATTTActgtataatatttaattattcacAACTTCAAAATTCCATGagtgtaagtttaaaaaaggattttataagtaaaataatctattattaactaaaatacctatactaaaaatgtttaaaagattaaTCAGTGTGCTctagtgaaagaaaaatggacCATCGGGTTGAATGATTGAATATAATCCTGACTCTGCCAATTTGCCATGTGAATCTGACAACTTAATTTCTACGGGCCACTATGAGAATACAAGCAGCAGACTGACTAGATGACCCTTAAGCTCTTACTAAGTCCTTGATTTTAAGCACTGTAAGAAGATTGTCATTCTTGATTAATTTGACTACAAATAAAGTGGCTATCCTTCATTAATTTAGCCCTCCATTAAACATACAATGTTTATTATTTACCAGGCATTGTACCTGGTACTGAGAAGACACCAATGAATAAGATTCTGCCTCTGCCATTAAGAAGTTCACAATCTAGCAGGGGAGAAAAGTATCTAAACAACCAGATATTATCCTCCATgataagtggggaaaaaaaatcaagtatttatGAGGTTCAAAAACAGCCTGGTGAGAGACTATCTGTGAAGACTGACAAAAGACTTCACAAAGTAATGATGtctaaaatgaaattcaaaagataaaaagaagtcaGCCAAATCAAGAGAAAGACGATAGTCCTAGATTGAGGAAATAGGTTGTTCAAGGGTTTTATAAGCAGTTCAATATTGATGGAGAACAAAATAGGATGAGGTGGCATGGAATAAAATGAATGCCAAGAGCTATTCAGGGATTATAAAGAGTTCCATATACTATGCTAAACAGGATGGAATTCATCCTGTAATCAGTGAGGAGCCACTGTAAggatttcaaaagggaaaaaaacggATCAGATCTTTAAatgtactaatttttaaattaaagttcaAATAAGCATTTAGTATTCCAAAATTGTGAATAACATAAAAACTACCTTTATGAagctacaggaaaaaaattcatttaattatgtaattatgcTGTTTAAACAGTATCTGTCTGGCATGTTATCTACCAAATTGTAGTCAGTACTTGATAAGTGTTTGATGAATGAACTGTGGTAGTCAGACTGAATATGAACGGGCATGGTGTTTAACAACAAAGGTCTCAAAATGGAGAATGGCAAAAAGTGCAAAGGTTTTTAAGGGTCCTTTCAAACCTCAGGAGAAATAAACCCTTTCCTCAAAAGTAGACAACCTTGTTTCCtcaatggctttttttctttctatatgttATTAAATTATTGGTGACTTAAATCAGAGCCTTGTTTTCCCTTTTAACTCTCTTCGCCTTACTTGATATCCATATATGAGATTCCCAGCCATCACTCTAATCTAGAGTCATCGCAGACATTGTCCAAGACTAAGTTTATTATCTTCTCCAACATTATAAACTCTGCCTCAGCTTCAAAACCTAATGTTCTAACGTTGCTGCTTTATAATGCTCACTGCTACCTCCCCCAGACCAGTCTTACTTACTTAAAGCCTACTCTACCGTAACTCCACTCGCGCTACTCAGTCCTCCAAACTTAATTAAAGCAACAAGCACAGAATCTGGCATTACTTAAATTCAAGTGTATTTAATAAGTGTGGTTATTCTAGTAGATTAAGTcaaatgtttatgttttttccCTATTACAGAGCTAAATGACTCCACACTGTCAACAAGGGCTGTCAACAGATAGGCGTTTGTGTAATACCAGTATTGCAGACCCACGGTAACAAACTCCACTAGCACTCTGTTCATACGCCCCTTCCTCTATTCCTTCAGAACTTGAAGCGTCAGGAAAGAATGATGGATGGGcaaaggggtgggtgggggaagaatgCTGGAGCCCAGAGGACGAGGCCTCACTTCCGACTGCCACGCTACACCAATTCCAAGAGGTCCCCCGGCCTTCCGCAAGCCACAAGAAAAGGCGAATAGGACTCCAAGGCTTCTCGGGTGGTCAATAAGGGGAAAGACACAAAAAATATTGCTCTGAAGAAACAGTCTCTTGCTCGTTCAGAACTCACCCGTCAGGAGCGGCGTGGACGGCGCCATCTTGTGCCGGAAAGAGAAACTCATACGCTTGGGTCAGAGTTCACGACAACCGAACCCGGCCCCAACACGTCTCCCCCGGCGTGGAGGCGGTGAACAGGTGTTTCCGGGGCTACCAGCCTCGGAGCCAATTCACTTCCGGTTGGAGAGAGACGAGGCAAAGGAGCCCGAATGCGCACGCGCAGCTCTAAGGCTCTACTATTCGGAGCGTGGGAGGGCAGAGCTACGGCCGGTGCTCCTGCCttcaccctccctctctctctttctcagcagGCGGAGCTCGCACTTCCGCGGGGCGGAGCCCGCCCAGTGCTGACGTTGGCATCCGAACCCGAAGTAGTTCGCGGCGACGGGCTGCACTGTCCGGTTGTTGCGTTGCGCTTCCTTCCTCTTAGTCCACGCTCCAGGCGGCGGCCAGAGCGGCGGCGCGAGAATATCGCGGAGGCCTGCTTTCCTCCTCCCGAGTGGCCGCCTCGCTCGCCGGACAGCCCGGTGTCGTCAGCTAGTCGGCGGCCCGCGCCTCGCTAGCGCTCAGCCCCCCGCGCCTGCCGCGCCCAGGCCCAGGGACCCGAGCTAGCTTCCCGCCTGAGAGCCTTCTCGCTCCGGCGGCGCGGGCACCGGGAGCGGAGCGTCGGTCGCGGCGGCCCGAGAGGAGGCCAGCGAGTGAGACCGAGGGGTGGCCGGGGCAGGTGGTCGCGCCGCGAAGATGGTCGCCAAGCAGCGGATCCGTATGGCCAACGAGAAGCACAGCAAGAACATCACCCAGCGCGGCAACGTCGCCAAGACCTCGGTAAGGGACGAGTGGGAGCCCCTCTCGGTTCCGCAGCCGGGTCTAAGGCCCGGGCCCAGGGCCGCGTCGAGCTCTCCTCCCCAGACCCGGGCGGCTCAGGAGCCCGACGCCGCGAGCTGGACGCGAAGCTGGGAGCTCGGGGAGGTGGGAAACTCGGGAACGGTGAGGGGACCCAGCGACCTGGCCGGGGTGCAGGCGGTGGGAGCCCGGGTCAGAGAGGTTTTTTGCATTAGAAACCGTGGATTTTCCTTTTTGCAGAGAAATGCTCCCGAAGAGAAGGCGTCTGTAGGACCCTGGTTATTGGCTctcttcatttttgttgtttgtggttCTGGTAAGTGTTTTGGGGGCGACCATCGGGTAGGGTATTGGGTGACGGGGTTGGATGACGTGGTGACCCATCAATGGTGAATTCTACCCGCGTCTTCTCAACCCACCTGCCGGGAGCTCCGCATAATTCTATTTCATCTGAACCAAATTACTCGTCCCACATATGCACAGAGGGTGGTGCTCTAGAAACTTCTCCCAGCTGGATTTGAGCTCACAGGAGAGCAGAAAAAGGAGGTCAGGTCTTTAGTAATGGTCAAGTTGAAAGAAATTTAgaccaaaacaaaaatatgtcTAGGAATGAGAATGTAGAATATTTTGCAACGTTTGTAAAAGAGAAGCCTATGAACATTATGTACATATGGATGTTTGAACCTAATTTAACATGTTCCAGAATGTAATGTCTTTATGTCAAaactgtgtatattttataaagtaaagcTACTGTGAAGAATTGATTTACTATAGAGGAAGTGTACCTTGTTGGCAATTTAATGTGTGAGACAAATGTTTTTAGTTTAATTAAAGAAGCGTTTGACATATGGTAGGAAAAATTAGTTACGAGGGCAGACTGCTTTCAGAGTAGTAGACTCTTGCCTCTGCAAGTGGATTACAGAATGCCTTTCCTCTCTTCATTTATCATCTTAACATGCAAGCTGTTAATACGGAAGTACGTGTTTCTATTTTCCACATTCTGACATTTTAAAGTTACTGAGGTttctcttaaacattttattttgcctgTCTCCTAAACGTTCCAATTGGAAGCTTTCCTGATAAATGGCCAAGAGCCAAGCATTTTATGTAAGCTAAAGATTATTGAATTTCAGCTTTGTTAGAGTGAGGAAACATGCATATATAACAGGCCAAGTATACTTAATATTTAGGCTTAAACCAAAATAATTATGTGCTAGAAAAACCTGTTTGCTTTGGTGCTTTAGTTTCTTTCTAAAATGACTACTTACTTTGCTGTCTTAGGCATTTAGGCATAAAATTCAGGGAAACTCAGACAAAAAATAACTTATGGACATTTTGTTGTTCTGTTAAAGGAGGCCTGTCTTTACTTCGTATTACTATGAAGTTACATAGCATTTGCAAGTAATTGTAAGGGTACTCTTGGGTTTTTGAACtaccttaataaatatttgtcagttGCTAGGCCTGTTGTATTCAAAGCATGCTTTAATATTTGCTCTTTCTCTTTACAGCAATTTTCCAGATTATTCAAAGTATCAGGATGGGCATGTGAAGTGACTGACCTTAAGATGTTTCCATTCTCCTGTGAATTTTAACTTGAACTCATTCCTGATGTTTGATACCCTGGTTAAAAACAATTCAGTAAAGCATCCTGCCTCAGAATGACTTTTCATATCATCCTTCATGTGTCATTCCAAGGTTTCTTCACAAGTCATTCCAAGTTTTCTAGTCCATACCACAGTGCCTTGCAAAAGCACCACAcgaataaagcaataaaatttgATTGTTAAGCTACAGTAGTGGGCCCTACTTATTCAGTCAGTAAAGAGTAAGTCTTTAAAATGTGGTTATTAGAGAACAATATAGATAATTAGACTAAATTTGTGTAGACAAGGCCTAGATTTTATTAACCCTAATGTGTAGATGCAATtagcttaatttaaaatttggaatctTACAGTTTTTATATAGCTAGGCACTTTATTACTATCTCTTGAATTGAAAGCACACTCCCGTATAGGGTCATGTAACTGTCCTGTAATAAGGTGCTTATAAATGGAACAACTACACAGTTTAGCCTAGTTTTCCCACAATCTTTAGCacctaaaatgttttaaaaagcttctAAATGCCTATATAAAGGGAGATGCTTATAGCCACAACGtctgttttaacaatattatttctatTACACTACCTTGGATTTTGCATGAGCGAATATACTAACCTAAGATGCTATAAGAAAACTTGGTTGAGCATTTTGTAACTTAGTCACTTCAGTTTCACTAAAAGCAACCATGGTGGAGTAAAGTCAGGGAAAGTTCGTTTATGTCACCGTTGGTTTCACCAGAATTACTTTAATATATCAAAGGGGTCTATTATGC
This region includes:
- the SERP1 gene encoding stress-associated endoplasmic reticulum protein 1, encoding MVAKQRIRMANEKHSKNITQRGNVAKTSRNAPEEKASVGPWLLALFIFVVCGSAIFQIIQSIRMGM